A window from Brachionichthys hirsutus isolate HB-005 chromosome 4, CSIRO-AGI_Bhir_v1, whole genome shotgun sequence encodes these proteins:
- the ccnh gene encoding cyclin-H, with the protein MFHNSSHRKHWIFSREDEVEQMRLSANQKFRNKIIDSGKPGISESVFLERREEDVLFRHYERRMLDFCSDFKPAMPKSVVGTAVMYFRRFYLNNSIMEYPPRIIMLTCAYLSCKVDEFNVSCTQFVGNLAQDSPAGQERVLEQILEHELLLIQQLSFHLVVHNPYRPMEGLLIDIKTRYPTLESPESLRKHADEFLALAATTDAGLLFPPSQIALTAILDSSARAGLKMESYLGECLGLKGDRETLRSKMYDSMRRIKALIRKYELPDPEAVSRSKQKLERMHAELSTSTNKRKRGYEDDSHAAKEPRLAEEEWTDEDLM; encoded by the exons ATGTTCCACAACAGTTCCCACAGAAAGCACTGGATCTTCAGCCGCGAGGACGAAGTCGAGCAGATGAGACTCAGCGCGAATCAGAAATTCCGGAACAAGATAATCGACAGCGGGAAG CCCGGGATCAGTGAGTCCGTGTTCCTGGAGCGCCGTGAGGAAGATGTTTTATTCCGACACTACGAGAGGAGGATGCTGGACTTCTGCAGTGACTTCAAACCTGCGATGCCCAAGTCCGTCGTG GGTACAGCCGTCATGTACTTCAGAAGATTCTACCTGAACAACTCCATCATGGAGTACCCGCCCCGGATTATCAT GCTGACCTGCGCCTACCTGTCCTGTAAAGTGGACGAGTTCAACGTGTCCTGCACTCAATTCGTCGGCAACCTCGCGCAGGACAGCCCGGCGGGGCAGGAGCGGGTTCTGGAGCAGATCCTGGAGCACGAACTGCTGCTCATCCAGCAGCTCAGCTTTCACCTGGTGGTGCACAACCCCTACAGACCCATGGAGGGCCTGCTCATTGACATCAAG ACGAGATACCCCACGCTGGAAAGCCCCGAGTCACTGAGGAAGCATGCTGATGAATTTCTGGCACTAGCGGCTACGACAGACGCAGGCCTGTTGTTCCCGCCCTCTCAGATCGCACTGACGGCGATTCTGGACAGCTCCGCAAGAGCCGGTCTCAAAATGGAAAG CTACCTGGGTGAATGTCTGGGCCTGAAAGGGGACAGAGAGACCCTAAGATCCAAGATGTACGACTCCATGAGAC GGATAAAAGCGCTGATAAGGAAGTATGAACTCCCCGACCCGGAGGCGGTGAGCCGCTCCAAACAGAAGTTGGAGAGGATGCATGCGGAACTTTCCACATCAACCAA caagagaaagagaggcTACGAAGACGACAGCCACGCCGCAAAAGAGCCGCGTTTGGCAGAAGAG GAATGGACAGATGAAGACCTGATGTGA